Within the Clupea harengus unplaced genomic scaffold, Ch_v2.0.2, whole genome shotgun sequence genome, the region GGTGTGAGCGACTTCATGATCACtcaagaataaaataaatattgtctCAAACCTATGGAACTAAATTAGGAATTTGTTTGATCACTGAAATTGTAACGTCTAAATTTTATATGTGGCTAAGTTTACTTTGGTAAACATATCCTCAAACACTTACCGGCCATTTCGACTGATCGCTGTCGTTGTCCCTGAGCTATAATTTAATCAAAGTCCGGTTCTTCTATTTGTCGACGGTTTACACCTTTGCCGAAGTGATTCGACTGGCTAGATAACAAATCAGCGATCCGACACGACATGCAACGTCAGCGGAGTGATTCAGTATTAGGTTTTGGTGCTACAaatagctagctaacttagcAGACTATTTATCCACGAAAACATTAACGACCAATATTTAATGTTTCAAAAGTTTAGAAAGATTTCCAGACCTTCAACCTGTAGCTACCCGACCCAGAGAGTACATTGCAAAGTGGCGCCACAAATGTTAAACAGAAGCAACGTAATCATACCTCATTTAAATATAGGTCCCCCTTTATAAATCTATACAGAaatcaacattttattttccattGTGAAGGTTTTGAACATTAATAACAAAACTGACATAAATACTTATACTATGCTTatattaacattttaacatagtCCAGTTTTATCACTAAAgttatttttcttccatttaTCCAAAACAGGCATCTCTTTCCATGCCCCCCTTCAGGTCCTTGGAGCACATCCCGCTTAACCGGAAACAGGAAGTAAGTCAGTCTGTTGTATGCATGGTGGCGGTTTTGTTTGTGATTAGTATTTTCACGGGCATTGTAACGTTATTTGTGTAGGCTTTGATCCACCGAAGACGTCTGAAGGCATCTTAACAGAAGACCAGCTAACACCATcgacgttttttttatttctgtagtCATGATTGAACCCATGAAACGTGCTGCTGATATGGCATTAGTGCCGACGGTTGCGAAGAGGCCCAGGAACGAACTTGTGGCCGCTGCACAGTCCCAGCAGCTGATGACCACTGGACCTCCTCGCACTTCCAGTCTCCAGTCCCCGATCATGCTATTGGCGGGACATGAAGGTGAGGTATACTGCTGCAAATTCCATCCCAATGGAGCCACTTTAGCCTCGTCTGGCTATGACCGTCTCATCTTGATGTGGAACGTCTATGGAGAGTGTGAGAACTACGCCACACTGAAGGGCCATAGTGGAGCGGTGATGGAACTTCAGTACAATACTGATGGGAGCCTACTTTTCTCTGCCAGCACGGACAAGACCGTGTGTGTCTGGGACGCAGAGACGGGCGAGCGTGTGAAGCGTCTGAAAGGCCATACCTCCTTCGTGAACTCCTGCTTCCCTGCACGCCGTGGCCCTCAGCTGGTCTGCACTGGCAGCGACGACGGTACCGTCAAGCTGTGGGACATCAGAAAGAAGGCATCTATCCACACGTTTCAGAACACCTACCAAGTACTCAGCGTCACTTTCAATGACACCAGCGACCAGATCATGTCTGGAGGCATTGATAATGACATCAAGGTATGGGACCTGAGACAGAATAAGTTGATCTACAGCATGCAAGGGCATGGGGACTCTGTGACTGGACTTAACTTGAGCTCAGAGGGGTCCTACCTGCTCTCTAACTCCATGGACAACACCGTGCGAGTATGGGACATCAGACCATTCGCTCCCAAGGAGAGATGCGTGAAAATCTTCCAGGGCAACGTTCATAACTTTGAAAAGAACCTTCTGCGGTGCGCCTGGTCCCACGACGGCAGTAAGATAGCAGCCGGTTctgcggatagatttgtgtacGTCTGGGACACCACGTCTCGTCGAATTCTCTATAAACTGCCCGGTCACGCAGGGTCTGTCAACGAGGTCAGCTTCCACCCAGAAGAGCCCATCATTCTGTCTTGTTCCAGTGACAAACGGCTGTACATTGGAGAGATCCAATAGACTGATGACTTTCAATGCAATGGTGTAGAAAAACGTCTGGCGATACTGTCAGCTGGCCATAGGTCCTATGTGCTGTTCACGCCATTAATAGGATGTTTGTGGTGATTGCTTGTGTGCATATGAGGGAATGTAAGAGTTTTCCAGTctcattttcaatttttttttttttttttaattgagccAATAAGGGTTGGGTGTTTTTTAAGGTCTGTATATACTttgtaacagaaaaaaaaagaataaaaattcttagaaatgtccttttgtttttcatattAATATAAGGTTGACATTGGCAAAGGTGTATTACTCCCACCAATTGATCTGTAGTCAGGGGCTTCAACAAGGGTTATGACTGATTTCCACGCAATCTCAAAAATATCACAAGGACATAAAGGTTAATGATTCTCAGTTTGAAGGGATCCCACTACTCCATCACATTAATTATGAAAGCTTTCAGTAGGAGGAAAATAAAGGCCTGATACTCAGGCTGCCATGGTTAAATTGTCCCTTTGCAGTCGATGCTCCTGTGTTTCCCTGATATCAAAGCTTGAGCTGAGCTCCAGACTGATGTCTCCTTACAATACTGATGTAGCTATTCAGACAGGCATGTTTTGTCATCTTAGGTTCCTACCATTGCCCTAAGCTCCAGCCGTCTCCATGATTTCCTGTCTTGGTGTCCTCTGTTCTCTTTGTCCACAATATCATACCATATGTGACCTATAAATCACCTATATGTCTAGAGATACTTGCAACTCAATCGTCTTAGTGTAAGTAACTGCCTGGCCGGAGTGTCCACTGCCTCATTATCTTCAATATCATTGTGAGCTAAGATCCTGACAAAAACGACGAGAacacctaataataataataatactaataccttagacttatatagcgcttttctaagcagccaaagacgctttacatagggcagaacaaacaaaacaaaaaaattgaaTCAATGATTATATTATATTGGAATGCAACTTAAGAACCAGTTTACGATTCCATGAACACATTCAAGTGTTCAAGTGctttttttgtcacatacacgtacatgtagtgaaatataaaaaaagggTCTACACTCCACactgcaaaaatatatatatatattaaataagGAAAGAGTGCTGAATTAAAAAAACTTAGTGAGTAACTAAATTTGAGGTCAATAgtctcactgcctgtgggtAAAAACTCCTCCTAAGTCTCTTAGTCCTCGAATTGAGACTGCGGAGGGTGTCTACCGAAAGGCAAAAGAGTGAAGAGGCTGGCATTGGGGTGTGTCATCCCTTATGAAATTTCTGattaaatgaatacattcagTTCTCAAGGCACTGAAACAGGGGTTTTGAAAATGCAAGTAAATCAACTAcaagaaactgaaaaaaattaAGCAATTACGATACAACAATAACAGAGCCCGTTAGTTATTTGGCAATATGAAACACTCCAAATGTGCACAAGCATATATAAATCAGACAATAATGTAGATTATTTCCTTGGTTGCAGTCTACATGACATCTGTATAACAATGCCTAAGGTGTCTACAAAATCCTCGCACTGTTGtgaaaagattaaaataaagtaaatacaaatgaaaagatGATGAAAGTCTGTTATGCCTGTATTGTGAATAATATGTTTTGAAATCATAATTCAAAGTCGTGGACCACTTGATACTTACAGATAAACTTAAAGGGCGGATCTTATTCATCTCACCCGGAAGTACTTTTCAAAATGGTCTGCTTCTGTTAGTCAAATTTGAGTGGGAAATCTAAAACCGGTGTTTCTCCAAGAGTATGTTGTCTGTtcctatgtttttatgttaaatATGTTTGATTTTGTATAACCTTGAAGTACAGATCATTTCTGTTGTCAGGTAGAGAGCAAACTTTTTTTTAGCAATGCTACGGAGCTAGATGGGACTAGTTACCCGCTAGCCATGTAGCAAGGTAGTAAGCTAGCTCCCAGTGCATGATTGACCATTCCAGTTATGTCAATGTAATGTACTCCTAGTAATAGGTTTATTTTTGTCGAGGTTGCCAGCCCTCATGCTTTTGGCGTTTCTGGTATCATATCGTACTATTATAGGTATCGTATTATCTTTTGTAAGGATTTAGAAGTCAGATATTTCCTCGACGCCGTTGCTGATTCTAACCTGTTTGTTTATTGACACGTGTGACAGCAGTCCGCCAGTCAAGCAGCAAACTTTCTAGATAGTTAGATAGCAAACTTATTGACATATCAAAAAAAGTCCTAACCCTCAAGTTTTGTTACGTTAAATGCTAAACCCCTACGCTTTGTATTTGTCCTAGCTTTAGAAATCGTAACAGGATTGCGTGCTATGGTAGCATGACTCCGTCAAAGAATGGCATGTCGAACCTCATCGATAGGACGATGAGGATGAGAAGGGAGGAACAGGAGAGACAGGTGGTCCTCGCCTGGGCTGTTCTCAACGGATCGCTCGCCGGGATGATCTACACTGAAATGTAAGATGTGCCGTCAATCGCTTCAGACACTTTCACACGAGTTTGGTTTTTGTAAAGCAATTTATTGACTTCTCGGTTGTAACAGGTCAGGAAAACTGCTCAGCCGTTACCTCAATATTACCTACTGGTTTGTCTGGTACATCGGTGAGTGAATATTTATGGCACTCAAATCGTTgaatttttgttgttgttagtttTTGTGAAACGCTTGTGTATATCGGATTGTTCACTAACTCCActttctgtgttgtgtctcaCAGAGCTTGCCTTGGCAGTTTTATTTAGTCTCAACGCCCTCTTTGATTTCTGGAAATACTTTAAGTACACCATGGCTCCCTCCTCCATTGTTGTCTCGCCAGAGCAGCATCGTCTCCTAGGACTCAGCAACTCCGGTAAGCACGATACGAGACTGAACTAGCCCTAAGCAGAGTACTGTTGTTTAAATCTTTCACCTGTTTATAGTAGCATCCATGTTGCATTTTCTGGATTGTTGTTTGAGACAGGTATATTAAAACGTCCACATACAGTATTAACTTAATATGAACGACATGAAGCACCATTATAAACATGTCCTTGTAGTTCTATGATCTACAAAATGTTGAGACTCTGCCTGTGCAATCTGAATGTTTAGCCCAGCTGTATGAAAGTATAAATGTTGAAAGTAAATATTGTAATTAGGCCTATCATCTGGGAAAACTGTCAACAAACTGCCAAGAGTTTGTTAAACAGCATTTGTCATACCCATTCTCAGCTCCCCTGTGCCTCCATCTAATGCCCTCCCCTCCCTTGTCAATCTCTAGGCATCAAAGCCTCGCCTCCTCTCAAGCCAGAGAAGAAG harbors:
- the snrnp40 gene encoding U5 small nuclear ribonucleoprotein 40 kDa protein, with the translated sequence MIEPMKRAADMALVPTVAKRPRNELVAAAQSQQLMTTGPPRTSSLQSPIMLLAGHEGEVYCCKFHPNGATLASSGYDRLILMWNVYGECENYATLKGHSGAVMELQYNTDGSLLFSASTDKTVCVWDAETGERVKRLKGHTSFVNSCFPARRGPQLVCTGSDDGTVKLWDIRKKASIHTFQNTYQVLSVTFNDTSDQIMSGGIDNDIKVWDLRQNKLIYSMQGHGDSVTGLNLSSEGSYLLSNSMDNTVRVWDIRPFAPKERCVKIFQGNVHNFEKNLLRCAWSHDGSKIAAGSADRFVYVWDTTSRRILYKLPGHAGSVNEVSFHPEEPIILSCSSDKRLYIGEIQ